The window ATCTGCACAGATTCTGCGGGACGTTGTGAAGGACAGTGTTGATCCTTTCGGGATGAAGATGCTGGGCAACATTGAGACCGAAACGGCCCGGGCCCGCGATATTGTGCGAGGCTTGCTGGAGTTTGCGCGGCATACGGAGCTGTCCATCAAGCTGGTCCCCCTGAAGGGCGTGGTGGACAAGGCCGTTCAACTGGTCTCTTCACAGGTTCCGCCCGGCGTTACGGTGACGGTGAATGTGCCGGAGGACATCCGTCTGGAACTGGACCCCCAGCGCATGGGCGAGGTGCTTCTCAATCTTGTTCTGAACGCCATTCAGGCCATTGAAACCCTGCCGGGAGAGATATCCCTCTATCTGGGCAATGATGCGCCGGAAAACATGGTCACGTTGATCGTGGAGGATACGGGCAAGGGCATCAATGAAAATGACCTGCCGCATATCTTTGACCCCTTCTTTACCCGTAAGGAAGTGGGTAAGGGCACGGGGCTCGGGCTTTCCGTGGCGTACGGCATCATCGAAGAGTTCAAGGGCAGGATTCGGGCTGAGAGTCAGGAGGGGGTGGGCACACGCTTCATGATCGATCTGCCGTTGCCTTCTGCCAGTGCGGACGGGGGCGAGCAATGAACCACTCGCGCATCCTGATTGCGGAAGACGAGATGATCGCCCGTGAAAACCTTTCCCACGTACTGACCCGCAAGGGGGCTGAAGTCGTCGCGGTGGAGAATGGCCGCAAAGCCATGCAGGCTCTTGCGGGCGGAGAATTTGATCTTGTCATATCCGATCTGCGAATGCCGGATATGGATGGCATGCAGTTGCTGGAGCATGTAAAGGGCACGGCACCTGACACCGAAGTGATCATCATCACCGGTTATGCCTCCATTGAAACTGCCGTGGAAGCCATGCGCAAGGGAGCGTATCAGTACCTTGCCAAGCCTATTCGCTTGGACGAGGTGTGCGTCATGGCGGAGAAGGCGCTGGAAAAGCGCCGGTTGCGTCAGGAGGTGGACTCTCTCCGCAGACAGCTCAAGGCGTCTGATGCACCTGTCATCATTGGCCACAGTCCTGCAATACGGGCCCTTAAAGAGAATATTGAACAGGTTGCGCCGGTGGATTGCACCGTGCTTATTCTGGGTGAAACAGGCACCGGCAAGGAGTTGGTCGCCCGTTCCCTGCATGCGGGAAGCCAGCGCAGCGCCAACCGGTTTCTTGCAGTCAACTGTGCCTCGTTCACGGAAGAATTGCTCGCCAACGAACTCTTCGGCCATGAGAAGGCTGCCTTTACCGGAGCGCAGACCATCAAGAAGGGGCTGATAGAATCTGCGGACAAGGGTACCTTCTTTCTTGATGAAGTGGGCGATATGCCGCTCAGCATGCAGGCGAACCTGCTGCGTGTGCTGGAGACCCGCACTCTGCTGAGGGTGGGCGGCACCACCGATATTCCTGTGGACGTGCGCATTGTTGCTGCCACCAACCGTGACCTCAAGCTTATGGTGGAAGAGGGGACTTTCCGGCAGGACCTGTACTACCGTCTGAACGTCATTACGTTGCGTGTGCCTCCGCTTGCGGAACGCAAGGAAGACGTGGTGCTGCTGGCCAGCTTTTTTGCCAACCGTTTTGCCTCAGCGTTCGGCAAGAATATTACTGAGATAGATGACGAAGCCCTGCGCATTCTCATGCATTACCCTTTTCCCGGCAATGTGCGCGAACTGGAGAATCTGATGGAGCGGGCTGTTGTGCTTTGCAACGGCGATACCATCGGCGTTGCGCATCTGCCTCACGACATGCGGGATGAACAGCATCTGACACGTCCCTGCGCGGGTGCAGCCTTTGAATTCGACGGTATTGTTACGCTGGACGAGAACGAGCGGCGTTACCTTGTATGGGTGCTGGAGCAGACGCAAGGCAACAAGACGCGTGCTGCCGAGTTGCTGGGGCTGAATCGCGGTTCGCTCTGGCGAAAGCTCAAGCGTTTCGGGCTGGACGAATAAGGGAGAGAGTGGATTAAGGCTGTGATGGTTTTGCAGTCCAACCTAATGCCGATATGCGGAAATAGTTCAGGGCCGTGTGACTCACTGTCACACGGCCCTTTCTGTTTTTTCGTGGGGAAGGAGGAATGTCCGCAGTCTGTGCACTCGCAACGGAAAAGATGGTTCGTGCTTCAGACAAAACAGAGTGCGGGGTTATGTTGTGCTAGGCCTTGGGTTCCGGCTTCGGCAGCAGCACGGCCTCCACGGCCATCTCGATATTGCTGACGAACAGCAGTTCTACGGCGTTGCGGACCTCTTCGTCCATGGCCATCATCTCCGCCCTGTTGCGTTCAGGAAGGATCGCCAGTCGTACGCCGGCCTGCTGCGCCGCGAGTACCTTTTCACGCAGTCCGCTTACAGGCAGCACTCGGCCGCTCAGGGTGAACTCACCGGTAAGGGCCACGTCGCGGCGTGCCGGTCTGCCCGTCAGTAGTGAAATGAGCGCCATGCAGATGGTCATGCCTGCGGAGGGACCGTCTTTGGAGATGGCACCGGCAGGGATGTGCACGTGTATGTCGGAGCTTTCAAAGAACCCTTCGTCTATGCCGAACAGGGCAGCGTTGCTGCGCAGGTAGCTGAGAGCAGTCTGGGCGGATTCCTTGAGGATTTCTCCCAGCGAACCGGTCATGATGAGCTTGCCGCTGCCTTTCATGCGCGCCGTTTCAATAAAGATGATGTGGCCACCGGATTCGCTCCAGACAAGGCCGGTGGTTACGCCCGCGATGGGTTTTGCCGTAGCGGCTTCCAGCGAAAATTTGGGGTGGCCGAGCAGTGCGTGGATGTCTTTCTTCTGCACTGTCAGGGGGACCTGCCGTTCTTTCTGCAGAATCTGCAGGTTCAGCTTGCGGCATACCCCGCCGATTTCCCTGTTCAGGCTTCGCAGGCCTGCACCGCGGGTATACTCCGTCAGCAACGTATTCATGGCTTCCGGAGTGAAGGTGATGTCCTCAGGGGCGTAGCCGGTGGCACGGACCTGACGTGGGGCAAGATACTCAAGACCGATGTGGCGTTTCTCGCCAAGCGTGTAGCAGGAGAAGGGAATGGTCTCCATGCGGTCGCGGAGTGGGCCGGGCAGGTTCTCCAGCATGTTCGCCGTGGTGATGAACATGACCCGCGACAGGTCGAAGGGAATGTCCAGATAATAGTCGAGGAAGTGCCTGTTCTGTTCGGGATCGAGGATCTCAAGCAGTACGGAGGCCGGATCGCCCCGGAAGTCCTGTCCTATCTTGTCTATCTCGTCCAGCATGAACACGGGGTTGTTCACACCGCATTTGTTCAGTTCGCTGATGATGCGTCCGGCCATTGCGCCTACATACGTCCGCCTGTGGCCGCGCAGTTCGGCTTCGTCCCGCATCCCCGCTAGGGAAAGGCGGATGAACTTGCGCTGCAGCGCATTGGCAACAGATCTGCCAATGGACGTCTTTCCCGTGCCGGGAGGGCCCGTAAAGCACAGAATGGGACCGGAAACAGAGCATGCCTGCGTCTTTCGGTCCAGAATGTCGCTTACGGTATCGCGCAGGATGTCCAGATTGAGAGGCTTGGGCAGGTAGTGAGCGGCTCCCTTGCGCAGGGCGTCCACCGCGTTATCCACTGTGGCGTAGCCGGTAACGATTATGAGCTGGGTGTCCGGCCATTCCGCCCGAACGCGTTCAAGCAGTCCGAGTCCGTCCACCTTCTGCATCTTCAGGTCTGTGACGATGCAATCCACATGCGTCTTTGCCAGAATATCAAGGGCTTCCTGACCGTTGGAGGCAGTAAGCACGTCGCATGACAGTTTGCCTACGGAGTAGGCCATGTTGTCGCGGGAGATGTCTTCGTCATCCACCACCAGAACCGTGCTGCGGCGAAGGTGGCAGGTGATGTTGGAGGCAAGGTATTCCAGCACCCGCTGTTTTACGAGCGAAAGGCCGAAGTGCTCCTGATCAAGCACTTCCTCTGCATGAGCAAGATTCAGGTTGTCCTGTGAAGACGTGAGCCAGGGCAGGGAAAGCAGAAATTCCACATAGTTGATGCCAAGGCCGTATTCCGCAACGGAAGGATCCATCCGTTCCAGTTTTTCGATCTCGCTCTGCGCAACCCTCCGTACATTCTCCGGTAGTCGTGTCGCTTCAACGGCGCTTCGCAGTTCCGTGTGCTGGCTAGGTTCTGGTGCCGGTGCCGATGGTTTGGGTTCGCTTCTGGTGAACAATCCCATGCTTGCCGTCCTTTTGAAAAAAGTAATGCGCTGCGAATAGATGCAACCAAAGATAGCACCGCGTGCCATCTCGTGCCACGTTTTCTTGCTGCTGCAAATTGCAGCGCATATCAGGCCGTAATTTCACAAAGAATGACCTTGTGCTGCAATTTGCAGCGCATGAATGCCATGGCGATGCCTTTTGCATCGCTTTTTGTGTTTGTGGAGCATGGGTTTTACTAGAATACTCATTAATAACAGTGATTTGCGAGAGTGGCACGCCATATGCTTTCTAGTGGTCAGAAGCAAGCCGGAAGCGGTTCAAACCATGAGCAGGTCAGTTCCATGAAGATAATGAAAGCGCTTGAAAAAATAGCAACGGCTGTAGCCTTTGCAGAAGCAGGTGATTGGGACTCTGCGCTGGATATTATGCATACGGAAAAGACTTCAAAGAAGATCCTCATAGCCTATGAGGGAGAGCCTGATAATAGGCGGCTCATTGAATATGCCATCGGCATTGCAGATCGTGTGAAGTGCGACATGCTGTTCTCATATGTGGCAACCAGAAAGAAGGCTGAGAATCTTTCGCAAAGCTACATAGATGCTGTTAACAAGTCGTTTAATGATGCGTTTGAAAGAGAAGTTGAAGCTCTTAAGATGCATGATCTGAAGCAAAGTGTTCAGCATGTTGTTGTCTCAAACGATTTTTATGATGCAGTCAACTCGATTTGCAGGGAAGTTAAGAAGATTGAATTTGTCATACTTGGATGCAGCGAGCGTAATGCTGCACGGTTGCGGCTCAATATTCCATACTTCTTCTTCAAATAATGCAGATTTTGATTGTTAAACGAATCTGCAGGTGAATGGAGCAATATTCATACGCTTTAACAAAAGGAGGGCGTCATGAGTCTGTTCAAAACATTGGAAAACGTGTTCGCGGCTGTTGCCTTTGCTGAAAAGGGCGACTTTGAAACGGCCATCTTCATTGCCAGTGGCAAGACGGCAAATGAAGAGCGGGTGAAGACCCAGCCCAAGAAGCAGGCAGACAAGAGAGCCCGCCTGCGCGCCCAATAGCCAGGTTTCCAGCACTTGTAGACGGAGCAAAGCAAGGAGGAGTTGTGATGACCACTGTTCAGGAAAGAAGAAAGAAGGCGAAAGGGCAGGCCATTATCTTTGGCGCACTGAGTGTCGCACTGTATGCCGCCGTATTCAGCTTCGCTGATACCATGGTGCATCTGTTTGCCAAGGGCGGACTTTACACCGCACTGCCTATCGCCACGGTATTTCTGTTCTCGTACGTTCACGGCAATTTCACGGGCAATGTGTGGACTGCCCTTGGTATTGAGGCTTCCGCCAAAGCCGGACGTGCAACCGAAAAGGCCGGCGCTGCAAAGCGTACCGATTCCCGCAACCGTGCGACTGTAACCGCTTAACCCGACAGAAATTGACAGGAGATTTCACATGCACGATTTGTTAGCAGAAAACCTGCGCTTCGTTGACCTCACGCTGGTCGGCGTCCTGTTCCTGTTCTTCGTCGGTTTCGTTGGCGGTCTCGTCAGCGGCTTCATCGGTTCAGGCGGCGCATTCGTTCTTACCCCCGGCATGATGAGCCTTGGCGTTCCCGGTCCTGTGGCCGTTGCCAGCAACATGTGCCACAAGTTCCCCAAGGCCCTCGTGGGCGCCATCAAGCGCTACAAGTATGGTCAGGTTGACATCAAGATGGGGCTGATCATCGGCGTATCCGCTGAAATCGGCGTCCAGCTTGGTATTCAGATTCAGAAGTTCATTCTGGAACAGTGGGGCCAGGCAGGCTCCAACCTGTATGTTTCCTTTGCCTTTGTGTTCGTTCTGGTGACGGTGGGCAGCTTCGTTCTGAAGGATGCCATCCAGACCAAGCGTTCCGGTGGTGAAGAAAAGGTCACCATGCTCGCCAAGCGTCTGCAGTCCATTGAGCTGTGGCCCATGATGACCTTCAAGGCCAGCAAGATCCGCATTTCCTTCTGGTTTACCGCTCCGGTCGGCCTTGCCGCCGGTCTGCTGGCAGCCACCATTGCGGTGGGCGGTTTTGCGGGTGTTCCCGGCATGATCTACATCATCGGTCTTTCCAGCCTCATGGCTTCCGCCACCGAACTGGTCGTGGCGTTCGTCATGGGTCTGGGCGGTACCATGGTATGGGCCTTCTACGGTATGGTGGATATCCGCCTCACGCTGATCATTCTCGCCGGCTCTCTGTTCGGCGTGCAGCTCGGCGCCATCGGCACCACCTACGTGAAGGACTATGCCATCAAGTTCGTTATGGCCACCATCATGCTGATCGTTGCTGTCAGCCGCGGTCTCGCCATTCCCAAGTACCTGAAGCAGCTTGAAGTCATCGGCTGGGATGCCGGTTTCATCGACATCATGAGCAAGGTCAGCTTTGGCCTCATGTGTTTTGCTCTGCTCGTGGGCGCATTCATCATCCTGAAGGCCATGATTCTGGGCCGCCGCGCTGAACGCCAGTTGGAGATGGAAGGGGCTGCAAGCCACGCCTAAACGAGCGTTGAACCCGGACAGGATGGAAGGGAGGAGCTTATGTACAAGAAGGTGCTCGTCGCATTCGACGGTACGGAGTCGGCAACCAACGTGCTGGAACAGGCACTGGTTCTGGCCCGTTCGGAAAACGCTGCTGTCGACGTCGTGACCGTCATTCCCGGCTATCAGGGAGACCTGAGGCTTCTTGGCAACTCCCGCGTGCTGACTGAAATGCACGGCCATTACCAGACCTGTCTCGATTCCGCCATCAAAATGGCCTTGGCCCGCAATGTGCGGGCCAAGGCCCATCTCCGCACCGGCGAGCCGCCGGAGGAGATTCTGCGCACGGCCGAAGAGATTCGGGCGGACCTTATCGTCATCGGCAAGCGCGCACGATTTTTACTGGATTCAATGCCCATCGGCTCAGTTGCTGACGACGTGATCAGGCAGAGCGATGCGGACGTACTGGTCATCTCCGGTGACAAGCAACTGGGGCTTGAGCGGATTTTTCTTGCCTATGACGGCACGGAAGGAGCCGATCTTGCGGCTCGTCAGGCCAGCGCGCTTGCGGCACGGTATGGAGCCGGGTTGTGCATCGGCATGACCTACGAAATGGACATGGAGGCCTTCAGCCTTGCCCCTGAGCTGGAAGAGGCTCTGCACCGCAAGGCCCGTTCTGCCATCAATCCTGCAGTGGAATATGCCCGCAGGGCGGACGTGAAGCATGTGGAAACCGTCATCCGCCACGGCAATCCCTCGTACAAGACTCTTGTCGAGGAGGCAGCTGCCTGCAAGGCGGGGCTGCTTGTGGCGGGAGCCAGCGGCAGGGGCAGCTTGTCCCATGTGTTGTTGGGCGGCGTGGCAAGACGGTTGATTTCCCTGAGCACCTGTCCGGTGCTGATCGTGAAGGAGTAGCCATGGTTGCCGCGAAACAGGAAGCGACTGAGACTCAAGCACCGCAAGTTCTTCTTGGCGAGGCAGCGAATGAAGCCGCTGTTGCAGAACAGGAAGATGCCCAGCCGGTTGTGATATACCGTTATCTTGACGCGGATTCCGGCAAGGAGATTCCTGCGGAAACCGTGGACTGGGACGAGCCTGAATTGAGCGATGGGGCTGTGGTGCACGTGCTGAAGGCCGAAGGCGGTAAACAGCACTATACAGTGAAGAGCATGGTCGGCGAGGACGTGGTGACCGTCTATCTGGACAAGGCGCGCAACATCCTCTGGCGCATGGTGTTCCTTGGCGTGCTGCTCACGGCCAGCTGGTTTGTTCTCGACTTCATCTTCGGAAAGATATTTTAAAGAAATTCCTACACATACTGCGTCACTTGCAGTGTCTGCGGGGTATTGACCTCCCCCGCAGGCGACACGGAAAGCCCTTCATTCAGCAGAAGGGCTTTTCATTTTGCATAAAGCGGGGGAGAGGCGGACAGCTACCATAAGCTGAGCGCCGATGTGTGATCGTAAAAAAGGCCGGACAGCGTTTGCTCTCCGGCCTGTTCGTTATCAGGTTACTTGCCCTGTTTTTTGGCGGGGGCGGGGGGCTTTTCTCCGAGCACGTCGGCGAATTCTTCGCCGTATATGGTGAGCATGACCATGGTGAAGCTCAGAATGAGCGGGCCATACAGAATGCCCAGAATGCCGAATGCCTTGATACCGCCCAGAATGGACATGAAAATGAAGAACACCGAAACCCGCGCGCTGTCCTTCATGAAGTAGGGGCGCAGGAAGCTGTCTATGGCGGCAACAGGCAGTGCGCACCACAACAGCAGAAAGATGGAGCTTTGCCATTCACCCACGATGAGCAGGTAGAGACAGGCGGGAATCCAGACCAGACCGGTACCCACTACGGGAATGAGCGAGCAGAAGCCCATGACCGTGCCCCAGAAAAGGGCGGGAATGCCCACCATGGCCAGACCGAAACCGCCTACGATGCCCTGCAGCACAGCAACAAGCAGGCCTCCTACCAGAACGGAGCGGGAAACCTGACGCAGCGTGTTGATGATGTTGTCTTCCTGTTCCTCACGCATCGGGCAGAGATATTTGACCGCAGCCAGCATCTTCTTTCCGTCTTTGAGCAGGAAGAAGATGATCAGCAGCATGAGCAGGAAGTGGAAAAAGAAGGTCACCGTATCGCCAAGGGCGCTGGTGGCAAACGAGATCACGGTTTGTCCTGCCGACTTGGAGAACAGCGTGATGTTGTGCTTGATGTCCAGTTCCAGGGGATCAATGAAGGGCAACTTCTGCTGCAGCCATTGAATGGCGGGCAGAATGCCGCTCTGCTGGGTGAGCTGGTCGAAATCCGTAATCCTGAGCCAGTCGTTTACGGCGCGGATGCTGTCTATGGCCTGCGGGATGAGGCCGGACAGGAATACCGTTACCGGCAGGGCAAAGCAGACCACAAGTATGCCGATCACGGCTCCCGAGGCAAGCAGTTCCCTGTTACCCATGCGTTGCAGAATGCGGTTGTAGAGGGGCGAAAAACAGGCGGCAATGACTATGGCGATGATTCCCGTATGCATGAAAGGCCGGATGATGCCGTACATGAGATACAGGGAAAGCAGCACCAGAATGATGAGAAAATAGCCGTAGAGCCCCTGACGCGAAAAGGTGCGCGAGAACTGCGCAAGAGGGCTCGTTGCTTCCTGCGCTTGTTGTTCGCAAGTGTTTTCAGCAGGGGAGGTCGTTTGTTCGGTCATGTGTAAGGTGTGCCCGACCTGCTACATGGCACCGGCAGGTTTGCCGGCAAGGCCGCAGTAACCGGGGTCGGTCTCGTCTTTGCGTTGAGGGTTCTTGAATCGCCACATCATGCAGTCTTCGCCGAGACAGAACTTCATCTTGTCATCGGACGTTTTCAGTAACGGGCACGTTTTAAAACGGGCTTCTTTTTCGGGCAACAACATTTCCGCCTCCTTTCTGCTTTGATCCGAGGGGGCCGCGTGGTCGGTCACTTTCTTTTCGCGCGCTGGCATGGTCCATGAGATTGCCTTGCTTATCGGAATACTATGCTAAACGGAACGGCTTTGCATCTGATTTTGCGTTTGGTGGCATCCATTGAAGAAAAAAGCCATCTGCCCCTAAAGGCTTTTGAAATCGTGCCGATCTGTTGTGTTGAATAGGACAATTGGAATCTCTGGACAGGAGGGGAGAACATGGAAATTGATGCCCTGAAAGGTGGTGCCGAAGGTGCCGCCAACGTGTTGGAGATGCAGCGCATGGCTCAGGCTGAGCCTCGTATGAACCAGCAGGATCAGAACAGACTTGCACAACGCGAGCAGCACGGGAACGGTGCCAGCCAGACCCAGACTGGTGCTGCCATCCAGGGGTTGGGTGAGAATCTGAACCTTATGGTTTAACCTGCCGGATTTCATCGCACTGTCGAAAGCGGAGCCCAAGGCTCCGCTTTGTTTTTTTGGCTTTCGGAGTCCGGTTTATCCGTCTGGTGCTGTTCAGGGAGGCTCGAATCCTGTGTGGCGCCTGTGTGGCGGACGAGAAACGGCTCGGCGAGGCTATTTATCAAGCAGCGAGAGGGTGCGCATTACGTCTGTCATGTCGGCAGGATCAACCGTGCCGTAATCCGTTTCCCGCATGTCATCGCCGAAACCGGCGGCTTTGCCGAAGACGGCAAGGCTTATCCGTTCCATGATCTGGATCTCCTTGCGTGCTGCGTCTTCATGGATAAAGGGCGCTTGTGCACCCTGCATCATGATCAGGTCCATGGAATAGCGCTGCATCCGTTCCGTGAACTCCTGTGACTGGCGCAGTGCCTTCTTCAGGCGTTGGTGACGCTTGTGCAGGTGGTGCCACGGGTTTTGTTCCCGAAGCACATAGTCAGCCTGGTTTGTCTCGTCTGCAACGGGGAACTGCGTGTCAGCCGGAAGGGATGAGAGAAAATGCAGCCAGAATACCAATGCTTCCGGATAGGCCGGATCGCCGCAAGGGTATTGATCAAGAAAGCGGGCCGTCAATGCTTCAATGGGGCCCTCAAGGCGCAGGCGGCTGGCTTTGAGACGGCATCTGGTGAATGTGGCCAGCGGTTGGGGCTGAAGCCGTGCAATGCGATGTCGTATGGGGGCGGGAATGCTACAGTCGAGATGCAGTCTGCGGACCGTGTCCCGCCATACATGGGGCGGGGGGACGAATTCTATTGACCGGCCGTGAGCCAAATGAAGAAGGCACGGCAGGGCCGCGCCTTCCAGATGGTCTGTCAGTTGTAACATGTCGGTGTTCGAGAACGGTGAGGAGTCTTCTCCGGGAGAAGATTCCTTTGTACCGGCATGTTCATGGGGATGCAGAATGGCATCCAGCGCACGCAACAAGGGCTCGTCAGGAAAGAGCAGAAACTCGGCAAAAGTCTCGAAATCCGGATGGTCCGGAGAAAGAGCGTCTCGCAGGGTTGCTTCGTCGTGGTCGCCGAGCACGGTGTCCGCATAGCGACGGACATCGTCCGACAGGCTGCGGCCTGTCTTCAGCCACAGGCTGATGGCGTGTGTGATGTCCTGTGTTGCTGCGTGCGGCATGCTATGCCCCTTGCTTCACCTCGTTCCACAGCGCGTCCATTTCGGAGAAGGAAAGGTCGGCAAAGACCTTGCCGCGCTCGCGGGCCAGTGCTTCCATGCGTTCAAACCGTGCAAGAAACTTG is drawn from Desulfovibrio mangrovi and contains these coding sequences:
- a CDS encoding sigma-54-dependent transcriptional regulator; protein product: MNHSRILIAEDEMIARENLSHVLTRKGAEVVAVENGRKAMQALAGGEFDLVISDLRMPDMDGMQLLEHVKGTAPDTEVIIITGYASIETAVEAMRKGAYQYLAKPIRLDEVCVMAEKALEKRRLRQEVDSLRRQLKASDAPVIIGHSPAIRALKENIEQVAPVDCTVLILGETGTGKELVARSLHAGSQRSANRFLAVNCASFTEELLANELFGHEKAAFTGAQTIKKGLIESADKGTFFLDEVGDMPLSMQANLLRVLETRTLLRVGGTTDIPVDVRIVAATNRDLKLMVEEGTFRQDLYYRLNVITLRVPPLAERKEDVVLLASFFANRFASAFGKNITEIDDEALRILMHYPFPGNVRELENLMERAVVLCNGDTIGVAHLPHDMRDEQHLTRPCAGAAFEFDGIVTLDENERRYLVWVLEQTQGNKTRAAELLGLNRGSLWRKLKRFGLDE
- a CDS encoding S16 family serine protease; the protein is MGLFTRSEPKPSAPAPEPSQHTELRSAVEATRLPENVRRVAQSEIEKLERMDPSVAEYGLGINYVEFLLSLPWLTSSQDNLNLAHAEEVLDQEHFGLSLVKQRVLEYLASNITCHLRRSTVLVVDDEDISRDNMAYSVGKLSCDVLTASNGQEALDILAKTHVDCIVTDLKMQKVDGLGLLERVRAEWPDTQLIIVTGYATVDNAVDALRKGAAHYLPKPLNLDILRDTVSDILDRKTQACSVSGPILCFTGPPGTGKTSIGRSVANALQRKFIRLSLAGMRDEAELRGHRRTYVGAMAGRIISELNKCGVNNPVFMLDEIDKIGQDFRGDPASVLLEILDPEQNRHFLDYYLDIPFDLSRVMFITTANMLENLPGPLRDRMETIPFSCYTLGEKRHIGLEYLAPRQVRATGYAPEDITFTPEAMNTLLTEYTRGAGLRSLNREIGGVCRKLNLQILQKERQVPLTVQKKDIHALLGHPKFSLEAATAKPIAGVTTGLVWSESGGHIIFIETARMKGSGKLIMTGSLGEILKESAQTALSYLRSNAALFGIDEGFFESSDIHVHIPAGAISKDGPSAGMTICMALISLLTGRPARRDVALTGEFTLSGRVLPVSGLREKVLAAQQAGVRLAILPERNRAEMMAMDEEVRNAVELLFVSNIEMAVEAVLLPKPEPKA
- a CDS encoding sulfite exporter TauE/SafE family protein produces the protein MHDLLAENLRFVDLTLVGVLFLFFVGFVGGLVSGFIGSGGAFVLTPGMMSLGVPGPVAVASNMCHKFPKALVGAIKRYKYGQVDIKMGLIIGVSAEIGVQLGIQIQKFILEQWGQAGSNLYVSFAFVFVLVTVGSFVLKDAIQTKRSGGEEKVTMLAKRLQSIELWPMMTFKASKIRISFWFTAPVGLAAGLLAATIAVGGFAGVPGMIYIIGLSSLMASATELVVAFVMGLGGTMVWAFYGMVDIRLTLIILAGSLFGVQLGAIGTTYVKDYAIKFVMATIMLIVAVSRGLAIPKYLKQLEVIGWDAGFIDIMSKVSFGLMCFALLVGAFIILKAMILGRRAERQLEMEGAASHA
- a CDS encoding universal stress protein — protein: MYKKVLVAFDGTESATNVLEQALVLARSENAAVDVVTVIPGYQGDLRLLGNSRVLTEMHGHYQTCLDSAIKMALARNVRAKAHLRTGEPPEEILRTAEEIRADLIVIGKRARFLLDSMPIGSVADDVIRQSDADVLVISGDKQLGLERIFLAYDGTEGADLAARQASALAARYGAGLCIGMTYEMDMEAFSLAPELEEALHRKARSAINPAVEYARRADVKHVETVIRHGNPSYKTLVEEAAACKAGLLVAGASGRGSLSHVLLGGVARRLISLSTCPVLIVKE
- a CDS encoding AI-2E family transporter, producing the protein MTEQTTSPAENTCEQQAQEATSPLAQFSRTFSRQGLYGYFLIILVLLSLYLMYGIIRPFMHTGIIAIVIAACFSPLYNRILQRMGNRELLASGAVIGILVVCFALPVTVFLSGLIPQAIDSIRAVNDWLRITDFDQLTQQSGILPAIQWLQQKLPFIDPLELDIKHNITLFSKSAGQTVISFATSALGDTVTFFFHFLLMLLIIFFLLKDGKKMLAAVKYLCPMREEQEDNIINTLRQVSRSVLVGGLLVAVLQGIVGGFGLAMVGIPALFWGTVMGFCSLIPVVGTGLVWIPACLYLLIVGEWQSSIFLLLWCALPVAAIDSFLRPYFMKDSARVSVFFIFMSILGGIKAFGILGILYGPLILSFTMVMLTIYGEEFADVLGEKPPAPAKKQGK